One Eurosta solidaginis isolate ZX-2024a chromosome 1, ASM4086904v1, whole genome shotgun sequence genomic window, TTAAACAACATTAATATTGATAATAACCTGGAATATGTGACTTTTAATATAGTCCCCTCCAttaaaccaaatttcaaaaaaaaaaaaaataataataataatgcataTTTACTcacttttttttcagaaaagaatcaAGGAAACGTTGGACGAGGGAGGagacgcttcttttgttgcagtgCTACAGTGCCCGAAAGGACGAGTTTAAGCATAGCAGGAAAAAGAAGTATGCTTACGTTGCTTACGTGAACGTGTTGGAAGATATGTTTGGGCGAGGCTTTTTGGTATGtttcttttacaaaattttgtatcCAAAAGGTTGATTATGTTTTATATTGATTTCGTAGGATACCACTGTAACACTAAAGGCATTGGAGGCGAAGATGCGCACACTTTTGATAGCGTATAAAAGCGTCAAGGACAACAACAGGCAGACCGGTGCGACATATTGCAAAGCTCCATTTATGGAGGAAATTAATGAGATTTTTGGCCGTGAGCCAATAATCTCAAATTCTCAAAGCCTGAATTTAGGCTCAAGAATTCAAAGGCCATTATCTGAGCGCTGTTCGTTGGCTGCTGTTGGTAAATATTTCACTAATTGGTCATCTATTAGTTTCTCttaaatacaatatttgtttatatttattgatAGGGTCATGTTTACTTCGTGATACCCTGTTGTTGTCCAGTGAAGACTCATCATCGAACACCGAGTCTAAGCGCAATATAGCTTGCACATAAAGGTGTTTGTCGACTTGCAATCACGATCCTTTAGGAGATGTGTCAGCGTCCAGTGGAAATTCATTTGCCAGCCCAGAGTCATTGTGCTAAGTAGCCTCCAACCGAGTACCTTTGACTATTGGAACAAGCAATCCCCGAAAAAGAAAGAGTGCAAAGGAGAACTATTATGAaaaaagttagagttaaaaagaaaattttacgagGATATCAAGAATATGATttcggagaaattaaatgctcCTTAAGCCAAGGAATTCACACTTTTGTGTACTCAGTGCATCTGTTGTATAAACTCGGGAGAgcgtgagcataatgtgttgtgaAGTACCTGAAAAATGCTGAAATACACTTAATCAAATTCATTTGCTTAAATATATTAGTAAACAACTTGTACGTATGTTACGCTTACACTTCAATATTTCTACAATCAACTTCAATTGTTGCTAAATCGTGATATATAGCATTTtttaagtacttcacaacacattatgctcacgcCCTCCCAAGTTTATACAACAGATGCACTGAGTACACAAAAGCGTGAATATCACGATCGAAAAAATAAGTGCTTTTTCTTAAGATATCTGAAACTTCAGAAGGTCGGAAGTCTTAAGCTGAAGCATTTGCTCAATTTTTATTAAGatgcaaataaattttaaaattaaaaaagtaaaaaaaaaaattaatttaaaatgtgataagcaatgaatttaaaaaacTTAGTGATAGTCTACTTATTTCGAAATTCAGGGCTAAGGGTAaattaagtatttaaaaaagaaaaataattgttagtattttagaattttaaaattaaaaaagttaaaaaaaacaacaatgaatttaaaatgtgatgagcaatgaatttaaaaacttagtGATATTGTATTTGTTTCGCAGGGCTAAGGGTAAAttaagtattaaaaaaatatataaataatcgtTAGTATTTTAGGCAAGTAAGCGAATTTATAAACTGAATTATGTTATGAATGtgtgcaaatatgtatgtaaatttaaaatgattgaatTGAGGAATTCAATTTTGTGATAATTAgacaaatatattttgaattttataatttaattctCTTTACAAAAACAAGACTATATATAGACTACTGAATGGAATACCTCGGCTGCTAGTTCGAAAACTGTTTCAGAGTTTGTTTGGAAAATGCCATGCTTTTGAAAGAGggcgatttcgaactggcagccgaggtattccactcagcagtcgatatagtaataagtaaatgtatatACATGAAGTCAGCAAATTTAAATGCATTTTatgaattaatttttatttttgtgtaaCACAGTACCTGTTTTAAGACAGCATACAAAACAGTTAATTAAATAAAGTATACAAGTTTAATTTTACTTCTGTTATAGTACTCAGCGTTATGGGGCCATTGGGAAACCATTCTATTTTGCGATAGGTCGTTTTCGGGCCTAAATACCAAGAAACATCAGCTAAAAGTGACTACATTAGGAATGGTATTTTCGAATGAAGAAGTTCAAGAAAATTGTGGATAGGGTAGATGTCTTTGTTCAATATTACAGCTTTTGTTTCTAAATGGCGACCGCATCGGAAATTCGCCAGGCCTGCTTTTGAATCCGTAGTAGCGAATATCCTACCCGGACGTTACTATTTTCCGTATCCCTCCATCACACTAATGTCTTTTCTTAccctctttcttttcctttctaacTTTCCTCTATTACTACTGTTGCTCTTACCATCTACCTCTACCTTTTATCTCGACCCCAGTTTAGGCCAATACCTCGGGAGCAGAAtaagatattgaaataaaaaccATCATTTATTCatatctttcgtttgaaacccatatcgttaaAACAAAAATCCTTGGAGGTACCTCTGGTTTATATATAGTTTTCTATCTCCAGAACAGAGCAAGGGTATATAAACCCTCGTTGTATGGTCTCCGGGGTCCATATTTAGGTAGATATCTCCCGGCCCTGGTTACCCAAAAGTATGAAATATATTTAGCTACGTTCTTGCACACCTACCATATATACGTACAAAATTCGGTTCAGTAATTTCTGAAGGAGTTGTTCCAGTAAAACCATGACACGagattattatatataataaatacattttaattctgATTTTCAATCATACATTAAGCCAGCAATTTTTATTAGTTATGGCATTCAACGCTGTGGTGATGCTAGAAGAAAGGTTTTTAGTGTAGTAAGGAAGTCTCATGTTGGGACTTTTGACCTCTAAAACTCCAGGCAGTGGAGTCATTGTATCCTTAGCGATTAGCTTGTATTCGATTCccgatatttatatttattgcttTCATCATATCTTTGTCGCTTCAACGTACTGATAGGGATACGCGTGTTGAATTATAACTATTGTTACGGTGATGTGATgctgtaataaaaaaaaacttatttaaataacATATGGTAATGAGTGGTAGTTTTGACTTTAGGGCACTATTAACTTTATCGTTTTCAAcatcaattaaaaacaagtaaagacggtactgtcttcggctgtgccgaagatttcatacctttcatgaatggggctgaacaataatcttatctcgttcgtaatctccaaaaaataatcggatgtataagataagaaatatatagtgaacagatgtacatatctacacgatttttaagataaatataaaataaaaaataagtaggtaatttgtgcgaggatgcaaaatttcaggttttttgtggtctgcgtgtaaaaactatgactacgaatcacgtatttcaacaatatatgacgtaagcgtaagtatttgatgaaatttaatgaaattggaagcttctagccgtaaaaaaggggcaaaaatgacagtttatatgataatatatataccacctatctctatgattttttcaaacaacaatatatactatatacgtaagcatttggtgaaatttgaagcttctagccgttaaaattgGGCaggaattgcgcaaagtttcttatctgaacaatcggttgtggcggatatatactatatatacgaccgatctcatcaatttttttgagaaaacaatatgtacaatatacgaaagtatatggtgaagtttgaagctcaatctgttaaattgaggaagatatgacaaaaaatcctcttttgaaaaatcggttgtatggaggatatatgctatagtggtccgatcgggccggttctgacaaatgtctaatcggacaaccaaatacacccgctcaccaaattttatcaagatatctcaaaaattgagggactagttgcatacaaacagacagacggacagacggacatggctaaatcaactcagctcttcatactgattattttggtatacttaaattaatataccatttcattttaatgaaaggtataacaaggaAGGACGggacatacctttcatgaacggaGCTGAACTAAGGGAGCGaatttttagataaatataaaataaaataaaaaagtaagtaaTTTGTGTGAGAATACAAAGTATCACGTTTCTTGTGGTCTGCTTGACTTAGCTATGAACTTATCTGAATAACATATGacatacacgtaagtatttgatgaaattttagacTTTTAggttttaaaatggggcagaaatgaagaaaagctccttatctgaacaattcgTTTGTATGGGGTATAGACTATATCGCCATCACAGGACGGCGCTCGTGGCACttgacttgtcaaaagcttttgacacaatcAAACAGCACGCTACTCCAAGGCGTACATACATATTAGGCTCACACCTGTCCCAttttctaaaaagatggaccgctaattatctgaatggtcgacaagcgtcggttcaatttaggaacgaaatctcaaagctaaggaaaattaaaaaggtggtCCTACAGGATGGTGTCCAATCCCCGCCTAATCTCATTTCTACATGTCAAAgttcccttccccaccagaaagagttacaatcatttcctatgccggcGACTGCACGAATTGGCCGGCCGAtcgcatgctacgcgtccccgatatggtcgccttTCCTAAAGACTAAtccctggaagaagctacaggcctgccaaaataccgccctcagaaccgcaacgggctgtcttcttttgtctccagaacaccatctacataatgaggtgataatactccccattagagagataaatgaaatgctaaccaagcagttcctgttgagtacccagaaacttgggcatcccaacagacatctgattgatgagcccataccgcccaggggcttaaggagtcatctccgtaagcattatgaggaaatacggcacctgagatcgctgccgtatgaagctaaaaatcaagcaggtcctcagtgaaatccacaaacaggcctCGGACGCCTATGacgggaattgtccggtgaatcatGTACTAAAAAACAATACCTAAAACTAGCagaggaaacgcgcgtcactctagctcaacttcgatctgggtactgttacaggttaaattcttacctatccagaatcaaccccgacatacaaaacatatgtcctgattgaatgtgtccccacatgacaccaaccatctctttaactgtattgtggaaccaacgcctctaacacccctctcattatggtccacccctgttgaaacagcacgTTTCCTTGGAGcaccgttagaggacattgatgacaatttgtgattgctcGCACctcgttgttgtagcaatgcttcgccccacctaacagccgcgaccgatcacaaattgtcatcaaatcctccaacgggagtccaaggaaacttgccgtttcaacagtggtggaccataaggaaagtggtgttagaggcgttggttccacattacaattaaagagatggttggtgtcatgtggggacacattgcaagcggggcatacattttgtatgtcggggttgattctggataggtaagagtttaaactgttacagtatccagaacgaagttgagcaagagtgccacgcgtttccctggggagtatgcgttcctcttccgcgagttttggatacttttctttaagtactggattcaccgggcaattcccggcataaaggtccgaggcctgtttatggagttcaccaaggatctgcttgtgttttttcgcttcatacggctgcgtgctcaagtgccgtatttcctcaaaatgctcacggagatgatcaatcagatgtctgttgggatgctcaggtttctgggtattcaacaggaactgtttggtcagcatctcatttctctccctgatggggagtattctcgcctcattatgcagatggtgttctggggacataagaagacagccggtGGCGATTCtgggagcagtattttggcaggcctgtagtttcttccagtgggtaatttttaggcttggcgactatatgggtgacgcgtagcacgtaatcggctggctaattgctttgtatgtagtcatgagcgtttctttatcttttccccaggtactgccaccgagggatttgaggattttgttacggctatgaattctcggaacaattgcggctgcgtgctcaccaaaatgtagatcctgataaaacgtcacacccgagattttgtggtgtaggacagtcggtagcgtagtgccatcgacgtggatgttcaaaatggtcgacatttgggacgtccatgttgtaaataaggtcgcggaagatttagtcggtgataatgccaggtttcgcgaggcgaaaatactGGAGAGATCacggaggtagccgtttattttattgcatagcgcatcgatctttgggcctgggcctgtggccattattgtgcagtcatcggcgtaggaaacgattgtgattcctcccggtggtgaaggtagcttagatatgtagaaatttaacaaaagtggggataggacaccaccctgtggcaccccttgtttaattctccttggttttgatgtttcatttctaaattgcaccgatgcctgccgaccacccagataatttgcggtccaccttttaagacatgggggaagggtagacccttccaggtcttgcagtaacgagccatggttgaccgtatcaaaagcttttgataggtctagcgctacgagtactgttctatggtgggggtattgatttaaaccgcaatttatgtgggtgctaatggcatttagcgcggtggtagtgctatggagttttctgaagccatgctgatgagaggctagctgcaaatttgcttggaaataagggagcaaaatggcttcaagcgtctttgctactggcgataggagagatatcggacgatacgacttacctatgttagctggtttcccaggctttagtagcgggaccaccttggtcattttccatttcccgggtatgacaaaggtggaaagagacaggttgaagacatgcgctaaatatttgaaaccctctttccctatgcttttaagcatcggcatggctatgccgtctgggccaactgatttggatggtttagcgcgaccaatggcgccctcaacctctttagcggtgatggtgattggtgacgcgctgaatttgtgtttatgtgcgtgtctattggctctccgtctatccttgtcgaccgtaggatgcattatatattgtcggcagaaagcgcccgcgcattttttcgcatccgacagcactttgtcgccaaaggcgatggaaactttgtctttgtgcttagtcggattcgatagggactttacggtggaccaaagtttacccactgtagggtttgtttataattttaactttacaatattttactttgtaattttgttattatttttaaatgtattcatgtatttttggttttcaattttgaatttactttcttcaaaaattttctttcttgTGAAAATTCAATTGTTGTACTAACgattcaaataaaaatatattaattattacataaaaatagttCCTTTTATATTTCAATATTGGAACTACAATTGGCGATCCCGCCTTTTGTCGAGTGCAGTAATTGTTTTTTGAATGTGGGATAACCGTATCCATATCGGTCATCGTATATAATTTCTTGGCATTATAACGGCTTAacatagaagaactaatattaacatagaagaactaatattaacatagaagaactaatattacagcaaaattctagatgcagttgcagatacatagaagaactaatattacagcaaaattttagatgcagttgcagatacattGAACAACAAATTTTATGGTGATATACAAACATTTCATTCACAATTAGTCACTACGATTATTGTTCTCAACGCTATTAGCTGTGTGCGTCTTCGTACATACCGTGTATGTTGCTGCGCCTAGAATTAAGATAGAGCTGGTTTCATAGCAATAACGACCATTGATTATATCAACCTTAACAACCTCTGATGTTATCAATGACACTTCCGTCACTTTCGCTATCGTTATTGTTAATAAAGTAAGAATTACACAACGTAAATGATACTTCTGATATACTACTAGCAACAATTTCATCTTcctgcatctcaaaaaaacaattTCATATTGATACTAAATCTCGAGTAATTAAGCCAATTTATTTACATTCAAttggtaacttatttaggactatTTACATTCCATAAGGtagtagcaaaataaaaaaattttaaattgtgaactCTTCCTTCAATTCAgcatagtatttatttaatataaattatataactgTTTTACTGATTtagattaattttgttttattgattttctaaCAGGGAACGACTTTTTgtcatcccttgttaaatttgCTATTTTATTCTCTAACTTTCTTTTTCAAAACGGGTAATATGTTTCACTCCCCACACAACAATACACACAACATACAAACTACACTCACAAGCAATTTAAATGACTCACTAATTGATTTACCGAATGAGaatttttctgatcatatttcgaatccttacgaaaatataagatcaaatgaaatttccgcaacatcaattaaacttccacaattttggactagttgtccagaagcttGGTTTATCCAtgcagaaacacaatttagtactaaaaatataacgcaagagaacacaaaatatgaacatattattaccgcgcttccacaggaagtaattttaacggttttagattttattcaaaatcccccCCAAGTTAATAAGTTTTCTGAACTTCAGAAAATCTTAATAGAAAGGCATTCATTAACTGAAAGTTCAAAACTAGATAAAATGTTTAGTGATTCTgagatgggagatcgtaaaccctcagaattttatcgatcattgattttacttgcctgttcaaatttcagtgaaaatattcttaaaaagatttggacaagaaaacttcccaaaaatttaagtgcGATTTTAGCTAGTTCCAATTCAACTAATATAAACGAATTGACAAAACTCgctgataatatttgggaagtcataaataaaaatgaagtatattCGGTTAACGCGGTTTCGAATTTAgtagcacaaaattctgttgcTGAAAATTTAGTTAATaccacttctttaatgtgtgaaagttttcagaaactttctttggagttagcagaaattaaaacagaagtgtatcggaatcaatctaggtcgcgttctaattctaggaataattataaaaattctttTAGGCATCGTTCTAACACGCGTagtaatccaaattggttgtgtagatttcactacaaatttggaaataatgctagaagttgtgaacaaccttgttcttataacaaaaaccaAAGATTCTAAATTCTTCCGTttttgcagcgacgaacaacggaaatttagaattttcgacgcgtcgcttatttatttttgatagagaaaacaaacaaagttttttaattgatagtggagcagaaatttcggtattacccgcgtctaaatttcctcatacgaaacgttcagacataattctcactgaagctaatggctcaacaattgctacttacgggaaaaggcttttaaacgtaaatttaggtttaagacgtgaatttccctttacatttttgattgcggatatagccaagccaataattggcgctgattttctttgtaaatatggtcttcttatagacattaaacataaacgtttagtagatccattaaccaatctctcagttaatacagtatcctacttttgtgatattctattacctaaattatttgtggttgacaataaatttacaaaattattaaaagaatttcagagccagattatactaaacctgttaaacatacaacagtacatcgacttgtaacagaaggtagtcttccattttctaagcccatgcgcttagatccggttaaatacaaagtcgcgaaatcggagtttgatttcttagttaaaacaggcatttatcggccttcaaattcttcagtagcatcaccacttcaccttgtacctaaaaaagagttgaatgattggcatccatgtggtgattttagaagattgaatattgtaactgttcccgatcgttatcccttacctcacattcaagattttaatatgaaccttcataataaaaatatattttcaaaattagattcagttagggcatatcaccaaattcctatggctgaagaagatatttataaaactgctattacaactccttttgGTAtctttgaattcatgagaatgcctttcggacttagaaattctgcacaaacctttcaacgattc contains:
- the LOC137238649 gene encoding uncharacterized protein; protein product: MSAGEIKESRKRWTREETLLLLQCYSARKDEFKHSRKKKYAYVAYVNVLEDMFGRGFLDTTVTLKALEAKMRTLLIAYKSVKDNNRQTGATYCKAPFMEEINEIFGREPIISNSQSLNLGSRIQRPLSERCSLAAVGSCLLRDTLLLSSEDSSSNTESKRNIACT